The following is a genomic window from Candidatus Manganitrophaceae bacterium.
AGGTTGCCTGGATTTTACTTCAAGGCAAGGCGAGAGGAACGCAGAACCACAGCGTATGGGTTATACGCGAGGATTTGAGTACCGCAGCAACGCCGCAATGGAGTAAAAGACGGGTGAGCTGAATCCGTTTTGGGAAACATGACTTTTACAGAAGAACAACTCGTTCGCTACAGCAGACATATCATCCTCTCAGAGGTCGGTGGCTTAGGTCAGAAAAAAATCGGCGCGGCCAGAGTTCTGATCGTCGGTGCCGGGGGTCTGGGTTCACCCATCGCCCTCTATCTGGCGGCGGCCGGTGTCGGCACCATTGGAATCATCGATCCCGATGTGGTGGACCTCTCCAATCTCCACCGACAGGTTATCCATCACACTGCGGACCTCGACAGGCCCAAGGTCACATCCGCCCAGGAGAAGATTGCGGCCCTCAATCCGGACGTGAAGGTCATCCCCCACGTAGAATATCTCAATGCGAAAAATGCACTGGATCTCTTCGGCGACTACGATTACATCATTGACGGCACAGATAATCTTCCGGTAAAGTTTCTGATTAACGATGCCGCATTCTTCGCCAAAAAACCATTTATCCATGGGGGAATCCTTCGGTTTGAGGGACAGCTTTTTACAATTCTCCCAGCTGAAAGTGCCTGCTACCGTTGCATCTTTCCTGAACCGCCTCCGACTGGAATCGTCCCCACATGTCAGGAAGGAGGGGTTCTCGGGGCGCTTGCCGGTCTGATCGGAACCCTTCAGGCAACCGAAGTGCTTAAGCTGATCCTCGGAATCGGCTTACCCTTGACCAATCGCATCCTCTCCTATGATGCCCTTCGGACGGTGTTTCGCGAGATACCGATTCGGAAAAACCCCGGTTGCCCACTTTGCGGGTCACAGGCGACGATTACAAAATTAGAAATGGAGGAACAGGCGGTCTGCGATCTCAAACCAGCGGATACCGCCCTCCGGGAAAAATGACGAAAAAGATAAAAGGCCTGTTTTGCAAAGAGTGTAAAAAAGAATATCCCGCAGAGGCGCTGCATGTCTGTGAGTTCTGTTTTGGCCCCCTGGAAGTGGCCTACAATTATGACCTGATCAAGTCGGAAATCTCCCGGGAAAAGATCTCAAGGGGACCGAAGAGCCTCTGGCGTTACATCGACCTCCTCCCGGTTGAAGGCGATCCGACGGCAGGGTTGAATGCCGGTTATACCCCGATGATCCATGCGAAGAATCTGGGAACGGCCCTGGGACTTGACTATCTTTATCTTAAAAATGATACGGTCAACTGCCTGACCCTTTCGTTCAAGGACCGCGTCGTCGCAGTGGCCCTGACCCGCGCAAAGGAACTCGGATTTGACACCGTCGCATGTGCCTCAACTGGCAACCTGGCCAACTCCGTCGCCGCCCATGCCGCCGAGGCGGGATTTCGCTGTTTTGTTTTTATTCCCTCTGATCTGGAGTCCGGAAAGATACTGGGAAATCTGATCTACAAACCGAATGTTGTGGGTGTACAAGGAACGTATGATGATGTGAACCGCCTTTGCAGTGAAATCGCGGGGGAGTACCCCTGGGCCTTCGTTAATATTAATATCCGACCCTATTATTCAGAAGGCTCCAAGACCCTTGCCTATGAAACAATGGAATATTTCGACTGGAGTACACCAGACCATGTCGTCGTTCCCATCGCATCCGGATCTTTGTTGACCAAGATTTCAAAGGGCTTTGGTGAATTCGTAAACCTGGGGCTGATCTCAGGATGCAAGACGCTCATCCACGGGGCGCAGGCAGAAGGCTGCGGGCCGGTCGCAACGGCATTCAAGGAAAAGCGGGATTTCATCAAGCCGGTCAAACCGAAGACCATTGCAAAATCACTGGCGATCGGAAACCCGGCCGATGGTTTTTACGCCTTGCGTGTTGTTCGGGAGAGCGGGGGGATCATTGACGATGTCACGGATGATGAAATCATTGACGGAATGAAGTTGCTGGCGGAAACTCAGGGGATTTTTACCGAGACGGCCG
Proteins encoded in this region:
- the moeB gene encoding molybdopterin-synthase adenylyltransferase MoeB, translating into MTFTEEQLVRYSRHIILSEVGGLGQKKIGAARVLIVGAGGLGSPIALYLAAAGVGTIGIIDPDVVDLSNLHRQVIHHTADLDRPKVTSAQEKIAALNPDVKVIPHVEYLNAKNALDLFGDYDYIIDGTDNLPVKFLINDAAFFAKKPFIHGGILRFEGQLFTILPAESACYRCIFPEPPPTGIVPTCQEGGVLGALAGLIGTLQATEVLKLILGIGLPLTNRILSYDALRTVFREIPIRKNPGCPLCGSQATITKLEMEEQAVCDLKPADTALREK
- a CDS encoding threonine synthase → MTKKIKGLFCKECKKEYPAEALHVCEFCFGPLEVAYNYDLIKSEISREKISRGPKSLWRYIDLLPVEGDPTAGLNAGYTPMIHAKNLGTALGLDYLYLKNDTVNCLTLSFKDRVVAVALTRAKELGFDTVACASTGNLANSVAAHAAEAGFRCFVFIPSDLESGKILGNLIYKPNVVGVQGTYDDVNRLCSEIAGEYPWAFVNINIRPYYSEGSKTLAYETMEYFDWSTPDHVVVPIASGSLLTKISKGFGEFVNLGLISGCKTLIHGAQAEGCGPVATAFKEKRDFIKPVKPKTIAKSLAIGNPADGFYALRVVRESGGIIDDVTDDEIIDGMKLLAETQGIFTETAGGVTVAVLKKLAKRGVLKKGESTVAYITGNGLKTQEAVSQEVGKPWHIQPNLKSFQDTLKKVQS